The Ailuropoda melanoleuca isolate Jingjing chromosome 15, ASM200744v2, whole genome shotgun sequence genomic sequence gttcgatcccaggaccctgagatcatgaccgctCGCACTAGGAGATAATTTCACCCCACTTCCATGGCTATGATTAATGTTTTAATGTTCAGGATCCCCAAATATTTGCAGGCAGATCTCTGGGCTCCAgattaaaattctcattaaacATCTCTCCTGGGTATTTTAGAGACACTGAAATCAACATGTCTGAAACCAGACTCACCATcacacctcaaaaaaaaaaaaaaaaaaaaaaaaaaaaaaactagtccTCCTCCACCATTCATTATCCTACTGAGTGGTACCAATATCCACCTAGTTTCGCATACCAGGAACCAGGGATATCTCCTTAACCCTTCTCTCCCCCAACTTCAACCCATCAGCAAGCTCTACTAAGTTCTCTTTAAGTATTCCCCACTTTCCTCATCATCATTACCTCTACTCTAGGTTAGAAAATCACCTTCCACTTAAATTATGGCATCATCTCCCTTACCTATGTACTCACCTCACACTGCAGAGAGCCCCCATCCCAAACCTCACTCCTTAAGACACTTGACTGGTCTTAGAAGACCCTTTGTATTCTAGCTCCTACTTCTTTCTCATCACCCCCATATTATGCTTCAGCAATTCTGAACCACACAAAATTCTTTTAGCTCTAGGCACTTATGGGTGCAAACTCCTGTCTGGGACACTGTTCTTCCTGACACTCAGCTGCCAACATCTTTCTTGTCCTTCAGGTCTGTGCTAACATATGCACTGCCTTCCCTGGTAAGTCTTCCTACTCCTTCCATGGCCTGGTTAGATACCCGTCAGGCTCTTTTAGACCTCACACTTAATCCCATCTTCCCACATCATACTATATTGCAATAGCTTGTTTACTTGCCTATGCTTCCCATCGGACTATAAGCTCTTTAAAGgcaagttttggggcgcctgggtagcgcagtcgttaaagcgactgccttcagctcagggcatgatcccggcattccgagatcgagtcccacatcgggctcctcggctgggagcctgcttcttcctctccctctcccctgctgtgttccctctctcgctggctgtctctctgtcacataaataaataaaatctttaaaaaaaataaaaaataaaaaaataataaaggcaagTGTTGTTTTCTTGCAGACTGTTTCCTACCCTGCATCTAGCACAGAGGCTGGCATAGAGTAAGCACTCAACGTTTCCTGCATGAATGAAGCATGTAGTGACACCAACAAATCAACAGATattgctttttgttattgttgcccCATAAAAGAACTTTTACATGCCCAACTACGGTAATTTATATGCATtctgagcaaaaataaaaattgcatttgcATCTTCCTACATTTTTCCATGGGGATAAAAGTACACATGATCTAATAAATGTCTTATAGTGAAAAGGCACACAGCATGACATACAGAATACCTCACTGGTTTACTTCTATAATAACTCTATATCTGAAACCCAGGGAAATATCTTGAATAGTATTAGGCTGaccttatctgtaaaatacagaAGGAAACGACTACGGTTTCCTTACTTCAGAATACTGTAAGAATCAACAAAATGTCTGTATGTCATTAGGCTTACTTGAAGAAAAGGCACATTAACATAAAGGacaatacacaaagaaaaactccgAAGTCTAGTTACTTTCTATACGCCCTTAACGCCTGACTTGTGACTAAATCTGTTAGAGACAATGGCCTATCTACCAATATGTCCAAAAGAAAAAGGCTAAACACACTCACAAATTGTAAACAAAGTTGCCATATTTTCCTTGTTTGAATTGGAGTCTTCCATTTGCAGTGAAGGTGGTACAAAAGAAAGACTGTCTGAAGATACATCTACATGACCTGTCCCCATAGCAACCTCCTGGGTGATGGAGGAGACAGCCACAGGTTCTAGGCTTAGGCCAACTTCATGGAGGGAAACAGATTCTAGGGAGGCGAGGTTGTGTGAGGTAGAGAGTGCCACGCTTACAGAGTTGGTGCTCATGGCCACGGTGTGAATGGAGTCACTGAGGGCACTGTCAGACATCCCGTTGACCCGACTTGCAATGTGGTCTGTCTCCATGACCACAGGGAGCTCCAGACCATTCCCATGAATGGGTATCACACCACCATGTCCTACAGTGTCTGCTGCAAGGTTGTTGCTCACAGAATCTACAGACAGAGGTTCATGACTTCTGGAGCCATTTGGGATTTGGGAATGCTCGCCTGCAACACCATCCATTGTAAGTTCTTCTGCCATTCCATCTGTAGAGATTGGGCTGGTAACCCTAGAGACGTTCTCCATAGTGATTGTTGTGTCCAAGGCCACCTCATGGCCATCACTGGGATGAAGACTTTGGGCACCATGTGTGTTCACAGAACGAGAGTCTATTGAAACAATGCCTGGTTCTAATCCAACATTTCCATTGGACTGATAGGGATCTAGAGCTGAAGCGTTATTGGCGATAGATAATGCTGTATTACCATCAACATTTATAGAATTAGGGTGGATATACTGAGGAGGTGGTCTGTCAgctaaataagataaaatgcctgagaaaaggaaaagatgagatATCAGAGACTTTTTAGTACATCATTAAATACAAGGAATTCCAAATACTAGAAACTATATTCCTTACAAATATAACTGAATTGATCTCTTACCTACTTCTTTGGTTtaactgatatatatatatattttatagaaatagcaATGTAAGTAGAccataaaataatcttttacctCCTTATTTGGTTAAATTGAcatatatactttataaatagCAACATACATATACCATGATTTAGTTTTCCCCATGAAACAGAGAAACTGTAAAAGATTAACTATGTTCCTTTGAAGTCACTGGAAATTAAGCATTTAAATGATGCCTTTAATATAGACATAATTGGAATTCCTGAGACCAAGATGCTGAAATTTGTTCTATAAAAGTTAAAAggtaaaatgatttaaaagatcTTCCACAtgagaaatttaattaatttaagaaaatttaaatataactaaGTTTTAAGTTATTAAACTATCATAGCACATTAGGTTCTATTCAAAACAAAAGTCACAATTGAATCTGCTTtattaaaaccaaaagaaacatttgaataCACGTGCTTATAAGGATGTGGTGAAATTGCTGCATTGCCGGTGGGAGTGTAAATCACCAAAACCTCTTTGGAAAGTACATATATTAAGAACCCCCAAAATATTCATATGCTCTTGCACAAGAAATTCCACTTAGGATAATCTTCCCTAAATGCATTTTATAGATAATATACACAAAGTCATTTCTCTAATATTAACAAGAACCTAGAAAAACCAAACTGTCCAACAATGAAGATTGATATGTAAATAAACCATGGAATATCCATTCAGTAGGCTGTAAtgcagcattaaaaagaataattatgaaAACCATGCAGCAGTTatggaaaataactaaaaatgcagaaaaatgtgaAGTGGAAAAACATAAAGATACACAATCGTATAGATAGTATAGTCTTAATTACGAAAAACAGTAAAAATCTATACACCAAGATAAAAGGCAAGAAGGAAGTACACCAAGAAGGTGGATGATGGGACTAGGAGTGGTTCTCCTATTTActacattttgtaaaataaatatacacttagaataaaaaatcagtaaacttgaaaaaaaaactttaatttataataaacaatGACACTAGCAAGACATGTGGTTGACAAGAATTACAACTGCAGAATTATAAAAAACTGAACCAGGAACTActggaggaaaaaggagaaaaactgttTATGTCCATTAAGAAATTAAATCTAGTTAAACTGATATATTAATAATGTGTTATCTGTACATTCTAAGAGGAAaggtacaaaaatatatatatttttttcccacctAGAGATTAATATCCAATActgacaaacagaaaaaagtgTTATTCAAGTCTTCAAGTAGGGAGGTTAAGAGGAGGCTCTATTCTTTCTTCTAACGTCCCAAATAACCATAATACTTACCAGGTAGAATGGTTCTGAAGTAACTGCTCTCCAGGTGGGGGTAAGGTGGTGGAGGTAGGGTGTAGTTTCTTTCGGGCAACCCGCACATCACCCCTCGATCCCCAATACCCATTGGGAGCATCAGAGACAAAGCAGAAGGCAAAGAGCTCAGGGAGGGACCCAAATTTGGAATCGCCACTGGCAGGCCTacaaaaaagtggtttttttccTCAATTAAAAGAAAGTAAGTACTTAAAAACTCTCTCTATAACCACTGGCTAAACTCTTAGGAAGGTCTCTTCATATGGGGGGGGGAAATCTCACCTAATACCCCTTTATATCCCCAGACAGATAGTATTGTGCATGCAGACATCCACAAATATGTCTTAAAGGTAGTTCTCAAGTTAGTTTTAAAATGGTCAAGTTGATCTTCCAGTTGTCTGTATTCTTTTaagtattaaaacatttaattataattaaaaatctagtttaaatacaatttaagaGTACAAATCACATAGagataaaatggggaaaaacacCACAGTTCACAGGAGTGGTCTCTAAGTAATgatattatgaatttttttttactttattatttatatttcccattttatatggtgagaatgttttactttttaaaaattcttagataTGCTTATACTTGGAAGTCAAATGCTAAACTGTACAAATATACTTTCACATAGTCTTCTGTACATGTGCTacattttgtgattaaaaaaatttaaactttagaTTATACCTACCTTGGATTATAGCTGCAAGGTATAGAAGTGAATCTTACTATGCCTAAGTATAACAATGAACACTCACTAACTTGAGCAGTGCCAGTTTGCATTATTTTTGCCAGTGGCAGTATTTTTTAATACGCTTTTCCTCCATAACAAGAGTGTTGACTAAAAGGAATGCCTAAGATAATCAAATGACTAAACtactaataaaattttttttaatttcttttgtggaCACTGAAAGGAATGTGGAGACCCTAGTTTAGATGAATTTATTTAGCTACTGCATTTTAGTAATTAAGCAGGTAGTTTCCCTATGGAGAACTATTTAAACAACTTGAAGACTTAAAAtacccttattttttaaaaaaattttattgttaagtaatctctacatccaacgtggagctcaaacttacaaccctgagatcaagagtcacatgctccacacTGACTGAACCAGCTAGATGTCCGCATTAACTCTCATTTTGATAAAGAAAACCCATTACATTACAATGTCACAGATCATTAAGAATAAATAGCTTGTCTCTTTTCTagttctaaagaaaaagaaaataaagcaaataaaaaggttTTACAAGTACAGTGATGGGGAGAAATGAGCTTTTTCTGTACTATTCCTGAGTATTGAGGCTCATGGGAGTCCCATGTAGGAGCTCCGTCTCTGGTACCTCCTCTTTGAATTCTAAGCCTGGTGCGTTTGTTGCCAGTTtcagatttaataaaaaaaataaagctcaatttctcttattttctgggAAGAGTTGGAATAGCTTTCATTCTCTTCTATTACCCCAGGGACAGAGTACCAAGGATGTGAACCAAATCAATGGATAAACAGAGATAAAATGCCAAGTCAACTACATCTCTAGATAAAGGTCACCAACCCCACAAGAGGACTAAGCGGAAAAAACTGCTACTTCTATCCACCAGAACCTCAGTAGtccacaaaaacattttttccatgaTGCTGCCACATGTGGAACTGATGTTCAGACCTGCCTGGCTTCTCCTTAACACTCTTAAAGGGGCTCTGTCTCCCTTTAGACTTTACTGTAGAGTTTGTTTTAACTCACTCAAAGAATTTTTACTAATTCTTTTTACTAAGAGTTACAGTGATACTGGGTCTGAATTAGATTATTAACGGTGTGAAGAAGCACCATATTTCCTCCATGgattagattttattaaaattctttataaaaatcttaataatatCTGCCATATAGCGAGGCTCATTATGTAAGCCTTGCTACatactttataaaaatttacttCATATTCTCTTCCTACTCTCCACTTGATCATGCAATTAAGTGCTGAAATCCAGTCGCTCTCCCTTACTACTCACCCGGGGCAGGGATGGCATTGTGAGTGGGTGAAGCAGCCAACCCTAAATGACTCCCTGAGACTGGCAAGGCATTGCTCACAGAGGATGAAGTCAGCTGCTCCATCCCCACTGGACTCAGGTTCATTTCATTCATCCTAAGAAAGAGCACACACAACCCGTTAGGCAAAATCCTACCTCAGTGATTCCATTTAAGTTACTGAAGAATCTGAAACGACAGGGGTAGGGAAATGGGAGCTGACCAACTACTACCTCATTTTTATGCTCACAGCTCTCTGAGACAGTGTCCTATTCTCCCTACTAATAAGGAAACTGGGATTCAGAGACATTAACTCAGTCAATGTCACAAAGCAGAAATAGGATTGAACTCAGGTGCACTCTGTTCCAAACCCTATGCACTCTGCCTGAAGCAAACTGCAACCCTCAGAGGACATGGCAGTaagagtttgttgtttttttttttttcaatcatccaagttttttctttcacagtattTTCTTCAAACAGCCTCTTATTTCAAACCAGACTTTTGTAGTTTGTTTTAACTCACTCAAAAGAATTTTTACTAATTCTGAGTTATGGTGATACTGGGTCTGAATTAGATTATTAACGGTGTGAAGAAGCACCATATTTCCTCCATGGATTAGATTTTGTCAAAATTCTGTATAAAAAtcttaataggggcgcctgggtggcacagcggttaagcgtctgccttcggctcagggcgtgatcctggcgttctgagatcgagccccgcatcaggcttctccactaggagcctgcttcttcctctcccactccccctgcttgtgttccctctctcgctggctgtctctatctctgtcaaataaataaataaaatctttaaaaaaaaatctttaataatatcTGCCATATAGCGAGGTTCATTATGTAAGCTTTG encodes the following:
- the PRDM4 gene encoding PR domain zinc finger protein 4 isoform X3; translated protein: MHHRMNEMNLSPVGMEQLTSSSVSNALPVSGSHLGLAASPTHNAIPAPGLPVAIPNLGPSLSSLPSALSLMLPMGIGDRGVMCGLPERNYTLPPPPYPHLESSYFRTILPGILSYLADRPPPQYIHPNSINVDGNTALSIANNASALDPYQSNGNVGLEPGIVSIDSRSVNTHGAQSLHPSDGHEVALDTTITMENVSRVTSPISTDGMAEELTMDGVAGEHSQIPNGSRSHEPLSVDSVSNNLAADTVGHGGVIPIHGNGLELPVVMETDHIASRVNGMSDSALSDSIHTVAMSTNSVSVALSTSHNLASLESVSLHEVGLSLEPVAVSSITQEVAMGTGHVDVSSDSLSFVPPSLQMEDSNSNKENMATLFTIWCTLCDRAYPSDCPDHGPVTFVPDTPIESRARLSLPKQLVLRQSVVGAEVGVWTGETIPVRTCFGPLIGQQSHSMEVAEWTDKAVNHIWKMYHNGVLEFCIITTDENECNWMMFVRKARNREEQNLVAYPHDGKIYFCTSQDIPPENELLFYYSRDYAQQIGQKNYRCTLCDKSFTQKAHLESHMVIHTGEKNLKCDYCDKLFMRRQDLKQHVLIHTQERQIKCPKCDKLFLRTNHLKKHLNSHEGKRDYVCEKCTKAYLTKYHLTRHLKTCKGPTCSSSAQEEEEDDDSEEEELADSVGTEDCQINSAVYSADESLSAHNQQSNGDG